The Knoellia sp. S7-12 region ATGACAGGGACAGTGCGGTCTGGACGATGACGAGTCCACTGATGTTGGGCAGCACATGCAGCGCCATCGTGGCCCACGGGTTCTGGCCGGTGCTCACGGCCGCGCGGACGAAGTCCTGTTCACGCAGCGACAGCACCGGTCCACGCGCCACCCGGAAGAAGATCGGCACATAGACGACCGCGATCGCGAGGGCGACGGTGAACCAGGTGCGGTCGAGCACCGACACCAGGGTCAGGGCGAGCAGCAACGGTGGGAACGCGAAGAACACGTTGGCCACGCCACCGGCGACAGCGTCCGCCGCGCCCCGGAAGTAGCCGGCGACGACACCGGCAGCGGTGCCCAGGGCAGCTGACAGGGCGACGGCCACTCCCGCGATGAGCATCGAGTTCGCGAGGCCAGCTGCGACTCGTGAGAAGACGTCGCGACCGAATTGGTCGGTCCCGAACCAGTGCGCACCCGACGGTCGCTGGAGCCGGTTCGGGGCGTCCTGGGCGATCGGGTCATAGGGCGTGACGCCGAGCCACGCCAGGACGGCCACGACGAGGAGCGCCGCCATGATGACGAGCCCGATGATGCCCGGCACGGATCGCCGCAACCGGTGCCACGGTCGCGTCGGGGCCGACGTGACGTCGACAGTCAGCCCGCTCATGTCGCCGCGCTCGCTCATGACGCACGCACCCGCGGGTCGACCACGCGATAGGCGAGGTCGGTGATGACGTTGACGAGGACGAAGGCCAACGCGATGACGAGCACGGTGCTCTGCACGACCGCGTAGTCCTTCTGCTGGATGCCGAGCAGCACCTGACGCCCGATCCCGGGCAGCGAAAAGATCTGTTCGACCACCACCGCACCACCCAACAGGTAGCCCAGCTGCAGTCCGGTCATCGTGGTCACCGGCAGCAGGGCGTTGCGCAGGACGTGGCGACGCCGCAGCAGCCGCTCACCGACGCCCTTGGCCCGCGCCGTCCGCACGAAGTCCTCATCGCGCACTGCCAGCACGGCCGTCCGCGTCGTGCGAGCGATCGGTGCGGCGATCCCGAAACCCAGCGTCAGCGCGGGCAGAGCCATCTGCTGAAGGTTGAGTGATAGCGAGTCCCAGGGAGCGGCATACGGCTGGCCGTTGGGGTTGAAGCCGAGTCCGGACGCGGCATAGGTGAGCAGGAAGCTCGCAAGGAGGAACGATGGGATCGACAGTCCCAGCAACGCGATGACCTGGCCCACCCCGTCGCGCCACGTGTTGGGCGCAGCAGCGGCAAGCATGCCCACCGGGATGCCGATGAGCAGTGCGATGACGATGGACAGCAGGGCGAGCTCGAGTGTCACGGGCAGAGCCGACGCCGTCAACGACGCGACGCTCGTGCGTGACCGCACCGAGAAGCCGAGATTGCCCGACAGCAGCTCGTGCAGCCAAGTGAAGAACTGTGTGACGAGCGGCTGGTCGATGCCGTAGTACGCGCGCAGCGCGGCCTGTTGCGCCGGGGTCAGCGCGGCCGCCTCGGTGCCGAGCGACGCGGTGATCTGGTCACCGGGGATCGCGCGCAGCATGATGAAGACGAGCAGCGCGACACCGAAAAGCGTTGCGGCAACGGCCAGCACGCGCCATCCGATGCGGCGGGCCAGTTGGAGGGAGTCCCGGCTCACTGGATGGTCGTGGTGCGCAGCGACTGCAGGCTGCTGTTGGCCATGGGGGTGAAGCCGGCGACCTTGGTCGACGCGACCGTGTAGGTGTTGCCGGTGAACAGCCACACCCATGCGGCGTTGTCCTCGAGATGCTTCGAGACCTGCGCATAGATGTCCTTGCGCTTGCCCTCGTCGGACGTCGCCTTGCCCTGCGCAAAGAGCGCGTCGAGCTCGGGCGAGGAGTAGCCGGCGACTTTCTGGAGGTTGCCCGCGCTCGTGAAGTAGCGGCCATACATCGTGTCGGGGTCCGGGCGACCACCGTTGAGGGCGACGGCTGCCTCGAAGTCGCCGGCGACCCAACGCTTGACGAAGGCGGCGATGTCGAGCACCTCGAGATCAAGCGTGATGCCTGACTCGGCGAGCTGGGACTTGAGGTTCTGGGCCTCGTTGACCGACGTGGCGTACTCGCCCTGGCTGACGATCGTCTTGATGGTGAGGGCGCTCTTGCCGGCCTTGCTGAGGAGGTCCTTGGACTTCGCGACGTCGCGCTTGGGGCACGGGCGGGCGCCGGCGTCCGACGTGAACTCCGGTGCCGTGATCGGGCCGGTCACCTCACCTTCGCCGTAGGCCGCGGTGTCGAGGACCTGCTGCCGATCGATCGCGCACGAGATGGCCAGCCGGACGTTGACGTCCTTGAGGGCAGGGTTCGTCGTGCTCGTGGCCTTGAGCTGGAGCGCGTGATAGCTCAGCTGCTTGGTCTTGGTGACGGTGAGGTCGCCACCTTCTGCGGTCTGGGCGACGAGCGGGTCGTTGATGCCGGCGAGGTGGACGTTGCCGGACTTGAGTGCCGTGACGATGGCGTTCTCGTCGGGCATGACCCGGAACTCGACGCCGTCGAGCAGTGCCTTGTCGCCCCAGTAGGCGTCGTTGCGCTTGAGCTTCACGGACTGCGACGGAGTGCGGCTCTCGAAGGTGAAGGCGCCGGTGCCGTTCGGGGTCGTCTCGAGGGCGGTCATGGTGGCGGGGGTGGCGGCCTCGGCCGGGAGCATCGCCATGTTGACGCTGGCCAGTCCCGAGGGCAGGGCCGCGTCGGGTGCCGAGAGGGTCAGCTTGACGGTGGCGGGGTCGACGACCGCGACATCGGTGACGTTGGCGAGGGCGCTGCGGGCGACGGCCGCCGTCTTCTCGTCGCGGATGGCGTCGAGCGAGAACTTCGCATCGGTCGCGTCGAAGTCGCTGCCGTCGGTGAACTTCACACCCTTGCGCAGGGTGAGGGTGAGCGACTTCCCATCGGCGGCAGGCTCCCACTTCTCGGCAAGGCCGGGGACGGTGCCGAGGTCCTTGTCGTAGTCGGTGAGGGTTCCGTAGATGTTGCCGAGGACGTTGACGGCCTGGAACTGGGTCGCCTTCCACGGCATGAGCGTGTCGGGGTCACTCGTCATCGCGACCACCGCCGTGCCGCCGCCCTTGCCGGGTTCCGTCTTGACGTCGGGGGCGGTGCCGGCGCCGCTCGAGCAGGCGCTCACGAACACCAACGAGCCGGCTGCGACAGCCGCGAGGCTCTGAGGAACGGACGGGCGGGGCGTGCGGATCATCGGCGATCTCCTGGGTGCTAGGTGATCGGAGAAACTCTACAACTCTGTATGCCGTGACGGAAGTTTTTTCCACATTCGTCTCGTCCCCAACTCGCCAATTCCCCTCTTCCGGGACACGACACGCCGTGTGTGTCGCGTCCCGGAGGGGAGGAATTGGCGAGTTAGGGACGGGGGTGGGTCGTCTTGGCGAGGCCGAACCAGCTCACGACGCCGCCGACCGTCAGGAGGGCCGCGCAGATGACCATCGAGGCGCGGAAGCCCGACGTCATCGCCGACGCGTCCTGGTAGTCGTCACCCGACAACCCGACCAGAGCTGGCAGCGCAGCCACGGCCAGAAGCGAGC contains the following coding sequences:
- a CDS encoding ABC transporter substrate-binding protein, whose protein sequence is MIRTPRPSVPQSLAAVAAGSLVFVSACSSGAGTAPDVKTEPGKGGGTAVVAMTSDPDTLMPWKATQFQAVNVLGNIYGTLTDYDKDLGTVPGLAEKWEPAADGKSLTLTLRKGVKFTDGSDFDATDAKFSLDAIRDEKTAAVARSALANVTDVAVVDPATVKLTLSAPDAALPSGLASVNMAMLPAEAATPATMTALETTPNGTGAFTFESRTPSQSVKLKRNDAYWGDKALLDGVEFRVMPDENAIVTALKSGNVHLAGINDPLVAQTAEGGDLTVTKTKQLSYHALQLKATSTTNPALKDVNVRLAISCAIDRQQVLDTAAYGEGEVTGPITAPEFTSDAGARPCPKRDVAKSKDLLSKAGKSALTIKTIVSQGEYATSVNEAQNLKSQLAESGITLDLEVLDIAAFVKRWVAGDFEAAVALNGGRPDPDTMYGRYFTSAGNLQKVAGYSSPELDALFAQGKATSDEGKRKDIYAQVSKHLEDNAAWVWLFTGNTYTVASTKVAGFTPMANSSLQSLRTTTIQ
- a CDS encoding ABC transporter permease yields the protein MSERGDMSGLTVDVTSAPTRPWHRLRRSVPGIIGLVIMAALLVVAVLAWLGVTPYDPIAQDAPNRLQRPSGAHWFGTDQFGRDVFSRVAAGLANSMLIAGVAVALSAALGTAAGVVAGYFRGAADAVAGGVANVFFAFPPLLLALTLVSVLDRTWFTVALAIAVVYVPIFFRVARGPVLSLREQDFVRAAVSTGQNPWATMALHVLPNISGLVIVQTALSLSWAVLTEASLSFLGLGAPPPAPSLGSMIFEARNVISIANWTMIAPGIVVVLLVAGLNLLGDGLRDAFDVKGRD
- a CDS encoding ABC transporter permease → MSRDSLQLARRIGWRVLAVAATLFGVALLVFIMLRAIPGDQITASLGTEAAALTPAQQAALRAYYGIDQPLVTQFFTWLHELLSGNLGFSVRSRTSVASLTASALPVTLELALLSIVIALLIGIPVGMLAAAAPNTWRDGVGQVIALLGLSIPSFLLASFLLTYAASGLGFNPNGQPYAAPWDSLSLNLQQMALPALTLGFGIAAPIARTTRTAVLAVRDEDFVRTARAKGVGERLLRRRHVLRNALLPVTTMTGLQLGYLLGGAVVVEQIFSLPGIGRQVLLGIQQKDYAVVQSTVLVIALAFVLVNVITDLAYRVVDPRVRAS